The proteins below are encoded in one region of Halichoerus grypus chromosome X, mHalGry1.hap1.1, whole genome shotgun sequence:
- the EOLA2 gene encoding protein EOLA2, whose translation MKFGCLSFRQPYAGFVLNGVKTVETRWRPLLSSHRNCTIAVHIAHRDWEDAAWRTLLAERLGMGPAQIQALLRAGEKYGRGVIAGLVDVGETLPCPEDLAPDEVVELENRAVLTSLKQKYLTALSNPRWLLEPIPRKGGKDIFQVDIPEHLLPSRQEA comes from the exons ATGAAGTTCGGCTGCCTCTCCTTCCGGCAGCCTTATGCGGGTTTCGTCTTAAACGGGGTCAAGACCGTGGAGACGCGTTGGCGTCCTCTGCTGAGCAGCCACCGGAACTGTACCATCGCCGTCCACATCGCCCACAGGGACTGGGAAGACGCCGCGTGGAGGACGCTGCTGGCGGAGCGGCTGGGGATGGGCCCCGCTCAGATTCAGGCCTTGCTTCGGGCAGGGGAAAAGTACGGCCGCGGCGTGATAGCTG GGCTTGTTGACGTTGGGGAAACGTTGCCGTGCCCAGAAGACTTAGCTCCCGATGAGGTCGTGGAACTGGAAAACCGAGCTGTGCTGACCAGCCTGAAGCAGAAGTACCTCACGGCGCTTTCGAACCCCAGGTGGTTgctggagcccatccccaggaaGGGCGGAAAGGATATCTTCCAGGTAGACATCCCAGAGCACCTGCTCCCCTCGCGGCAGGAGGCCTGA